Within the Leptospira licerasiae serovar Varillal str. VAR 010 genome, the region CAACCGCGACAGCGATGCGCAGGGCTTTAGTCCGGGCTTGGCCGGATGAGCGCGAATGCGCGAACCCGGAGCAGCGCGATCTCTCGCGAAGCGAGGGAGTCGCCCAAATCATGAATTAATGGAACCTGCAATTCAATCAGGGTCTCATGAGGCACAATAGAACTTACTTCTCCCTTGTGCTACTACTACCCTGAAGTGATTTTGAACATGAACAGATTGATTAAAAATTATAAAGCCTATATTCTAAAACTAGTTGCTTCATTGCTTGTAGCTACGGCTACCAGCTGCTTTTTGAGCGACTGTAAAAGTTCTTCGGTCTCGGAAGACCAAACAATCGCTATCATTAACGCAAACATCTTCGATGGAGAAGAGTTGATCAAAGATCGCACACTGATCATCAGAGGGAATCATATCCAAACAATTGGTGGAGATATTCCGGAAGGTGCTACTGTCGTAGATGCAAAGGGCGGGATGTTGATGCCCGGGCTGATAGACTCTCATGTTCATACGGATATAGATGGTTTACATGATGCTCTTCTTTTCGGAGTCACTACTGAACTGGAGATGACCGGGCAATGGATGTTTTGGGAACGTTGGCAAATTGCAAATCGGAATGATCTTGCAGATATACGTTCTGCGGGCATGGGGATCACTCCGCCCGGCGGACATCCTACACAATATATGAAGTTGAGCAGTAATTGGTTCCTAAAAACATTTTATCGTTATCCTTTCGTTTCCTCTCCGGAAGAAGCGGTTCAATTCGTGGACAAACAAGTAAAAGAAGGTTCCGACTTTATTAAGATCATTATAGAAGATGGTGAAACAGTGGGCACTCCTGGACTTCCGGTGATTGACGATACGACTCTAATCGCTGCAGTAAATGAATCACATCGCCATGGAAAAATGGCGATCGCTCATGTTACATCCGTTGTAGGAGGCCGCAGAGCAATCTCTGCAGGAGTGGACGGATTGGCGCATTTATTCTTTGACGAGAAACCTGATAAGGAATTGGTCTCTGCAATTAAATCTTCCGGAGCATTCGTCGTTCCGACATTGACCACTCATTCCACTGCTTTCGGAAATAGCCCTCGCACGTTAGTCGCAGACGAACGTGTCAGTTCTAAACTAAGTAAAGAGTGGTTAGAAGCTCTATCCAAAAACATGAACGTTTACTCTAAAGGAAAATTGAAAGACTCCTTTGAAAGTGTAATGGCTCTTCACAAAGAGGGAGTGGATATATTAGCAGGAAGTGATGTTTCCGAACCGATCGCAGATCTTGGAGGTCTTGCTCATGGAGCTAGTCTTCACCATGAATTGCAACTTTTGGTTTCTGCAGGATTTAAACCGATCGAAGCATTGCGTGCCGCCACTTCCGTTCCAGCCCGCAGATTTAGTTTAAATGATCGTGGTAAAATTTTCCCTGGAGCAAGAGCCGATCTTCTGTTGGTGGATGGAAATCCTCTTCAGAATATTTCAGATACTTTATCTATTCGTACAGTTTGGCGTGCAGGTCTGCAGCAGTAAATAGAGTAAAATTTCTTAATTTTTATTCCAGATCACGTAAGAAGGTTTTACGGAAACCACAAAGTATCTGTCCTTCATGCGGATCTCAACATAAGCACGATTTAGAACTTTACGATATACTATATATTCCAGATTCCAAGGACCCGGTTCGGAAGAAGGACCTAAAACTTTCTGTAGAGAAGGTTCGCCATTTGATTCCGGTTCGGTAGTACTTTTCCAGATCCATTTTATGGAAAGAGGAAGATAAGCTGGATCTGCAAACGCAAAGCTCGCTTCTTCCTCTTCTTCCGCCACGATAGAAAGTAAGGTCTCTAAACTTCCCGGCGAAACTTCTTTGCAGAACTGAGGCTGGATGGATGGAGTTCCAAAGAACGGTCTACGTATTACCTTACATAAATATTTCGCTCTGTCCGGAACGACTAGATCCGCTTCTTTATCTCGTGCATCCCAGAAAGGGAACTTATTTCTACTTTCCGGAGGGATTAGTTTATTTAGAATATCCGCCGATTCAGAATCTTCTTCGGAGTCGTCATCTTTGTCCGTGGTCTTGGAGCCGACTTGTTTTAAAAATAAGTCGATCGATTCTCTTCCGCCGCCTTCAAGCGCATAAGCAAATACAGGATCAGGATTTTCTCTCATTAGAATTTTTAGGGCGGGAAGATATGTTTGTATCCAATCCGAATTGTTCGACTGGCAGATCTTCTTCATTAATATCTCGGATTCGTCGCCTGCGTTGAAAGAATCTCCGATCATTGTGCAGGCTTCTTTCTTTCTATCCATGATCAGCAGATTTTTTGCAGTCTCCCATTTTGCTCTTTTGGAAGAAGCATAGGTTCCGCTTGTTAGAAAGTATCTGGTGCTGGATTCGAATTTTCCGTTATGTCTTAAGAACTTAGCGTACAAAAACAAAAGGTCCGATTTGGATTCGTTACTTAACTCTTTGAATCTTCCGGATAAAAATACTCTCTTATATGGCGTACCTTTTCCGGATTGTATCGAAGATCCTACCCAAAGCGGAAGCGCTTCGTCTTTTGTCAGAATGTCTTTGGAGAATAAATAGAAGAACACATTATCCCATCCTTCGAAATCTCTTTGTTTCATTTTTAGAGAGTAACAAAGACGGATCAGTGAATGATTTTCTTTTCTGGATAATACTCTGTATGGATCGGGAGGTGTCGGCTGTATCAGTTCTCCCGTTTCCGGATGCACGGTAGGCTCAGGAGGTTCCCAAACCGGAGTTTCCTTGGAGCAAGAATTTATGACCGCCAGCAAGGAAAACGGTGTGACTCCTAATCCGTCCGATAACGTTTTTACGAGAGAAGACCATTCTCCCTTTTTGTTTTTTAAACTTCCTGCCCTTGTTTGGTATTGGATAGCCGGAATGTATTTATTAAACTTTTCATATAGAAAGTAGAGCCTAGAAGATGCAGTTTTCTTAAAGTCGCCAGTGCCGGAAGATCGAACTACTTCTTCATATAAAGGAATTGCAAAAATGGGAGAAAGTTTTTCGAGTTCGTAAGCTTCTTCGTAGGAAACCGCGAAGCTTAAACTCGGAAAAAGGAAAAATGTCAGAAAGAAAAGAGCGGCGTTCTTTCTTTTAGAAAACATTCTTCAAAAGCTCCTGCTTTGCATCGGACTTATGTGTCAGAGGACATGTCTCCGTAGGAAGATGAGATGGATGAAATAGTTCGCTGGTCTTTTTAGGACAATCGGGTCCGGGTAGTTTTCCGGATTCGGGACAGATTTCCATACTCACAGCTCTCTGAGAGTATTGGTATTTTTTTCTTTCTTCCTTATCGCCTGATTCCGCGGTATCGAATAATTTAGCGATCGTTCCCCATAAAGGAGCTGCAATTGTTCCGCCTAACGCAGAAGTTCCCATTCCAAAACCGGGAGAATCGTAGCCCAACCAAACTGCCATGGAGATCCCGGGTCTTACACCTACGAACCAAGCGTCTCTGTGCTCGTTCGTAGTTCCTGTTTTCCCGGCGACCTCTCCCCTATAGCCTGTGTTCCGTACGCCTGCGTGATTTGCACTTCCGTGTAGTAGATCCACCATAATCTCTGCAGTAGGGGGAGTGATCGCTTTTCTGGTTTGAGGCCATTTCAGATTGAATTCGTCCTGATCCTTTCTCTGGTAGACCACGTTACCCGCTCTATCTACCACTTTTTCGATCAAATGCGGTCTGACTATATTTCCGTCATTTGCAAATGCGGAATATGCGGAAGCCATCTCTAAAGGAGAAAGTTCCAAGGACCCTAATGCCAAAGAAAGATCTCGCCTAAATCTGTTTTTTAATATTTTCTCATCCGGAAAGAAAAATCTTTCGAAGGCAGCGGAGATCTCGCCTAATCCTAATTTTTCAGCAATTTGGACAGCAGCAGTGTTTTTAGATTTTGCAAGAGCAATTCTAAGGGAGATATCTCCGTCGTATTGGTTTCCAATATTCTCAGGCATCCAATTCGAGACCGAATTTTTATAGATCAAAGGAGCATCTAATATATGTGTCGCCGGATTTGCGATCCCAGAATCGATCGCTTCCGAATACAGGATCGGTTTGATCGTAGATCCTGTCTGTCTGTACATTCCAGTAGCTCTCGGAAATTGGTTATCCGATTTGAATTCAGTTCCTCCGTGTAAAAGAAGAACATCCCCCGTCTGAGGATCCACAGCCACGACCGCCGCCTGCAGTCCGCTATCTCCTCCGGTCACAAATCGATCTGTATCTATGAATAATTCCAATGCGGGAGAAAGTTCCGCGACTAAATTTCGGAAAGGAGCTGCATCCGCATTTTTACCGTTCTCCGTGAGTCGGTTTCGTCTAACCTGTCCACTTTTTAAAAGATTTTCCACATGTGTTTTGACAACTTTTTGCAATTCGGCCTGAACAGGTTGAGAAATCGTGGTATAAACCGAAAATCCTCCGCTTTCGTATATATTCGTATCTGGATACATCGTTTGGAGGAATTTTCTGACATGCTCTGTTACGTATGGAGAATCATCCTTACGATTTCCATATACAGTTTCTCCCGGAGAACGAGTATTAAACGCTTGGTAAATATCTTGGATCGCAGGTCTCAGATCCTCTTTTAATGCGCCATCGTTCTCCAGAGATCGGAGAATCGCTTCTACTCTTCCGGAAGATAGATCGGGATTTTTTAATGGAGAAAAACGATTTGGAGCGGATGCTAAGGAAGCCAGAACGATCATCTCCGCCACGTTCAGATCTTTCGGTTTTTTTCCAAAATAGAACTCGGAAGCGCTTGCAAATCCGAAGGCTCCATGACCCAAATACACGTTATTCATATAATGTAATAGGATCTTTTCTTTGTCTAAAGAAGATTCTAAAGCGTAAGCAAGTTGCGCTTCTTTCAACTTTCTTCCCAAACTTTTTTCGCGATCGTTCAAAAGTATACGAGCTAACTGTTGAGTGATCGTAGAAGCGCCCTGTTTAAATCGAAGACTAATAACGTTTACGAAAAAAGCACGAAGCACTGAAGAATAATGGATCCCTCCGTGAGAGAAAAAGCTTCGGTCTTCCACAAGAAGGACCATTCTTTTCAGGTCGTAATAACTTCGTATAGCATACATTATACGAAGTTATACGATTTCTTCCCAAACTTTTTTCGCGATCGTTCAAAAGTATACGAGCTAACTGTTGAGTGATCGTAGAAGCGCCCTGTTTAAATCGAAGACTAATAACGTTTACGAAAAAAGCACGAAGCACTGAAGAATAATGGATCCCTCCGTGAGAGAAAAAGCTTCGGTCTTCCACAAGAAGGACCATTCTTTTCAGGTTTTCAGGATAAGCTTCCCATTCTAAATTGCTTGTCTTTTTGCCGAAAATTTCGGATACTTTTCTGCCGTCTCTATCGTAAATGACGGTAGGTTGATGAATATAAAAAATACTTAATAGACCTGGGACTTCGGCTTCTCTTTGAATGACCCCCATCCAGAAAAAGATCAGGAACACCAATGCTAAAGGTAGAGGAATAAGGATAAGCCAGATATTAGGACGAAATTTAGGAAATTGGAACCTTCTACTTTTTTCTAATAATCTTTCAGATAAAGTTTTGATCGGGCGATGGAATGCGCTATGGTATTCCGTTTCGGTCCTGACCTTCTGGAACCAAGGACGATCTTCTGAAGGATTTTTAGACCAAGACTCTTTCCAGTTTTCCCATTTGGATTGTAAATCTTCTATAATACCTGTTAGTGGGGATTCTTTAGGAGTCTCTTTTTGTATAGGACGAACGACAGTTCGTTCTCTTTCCTGAAATGTTGGAGTTCCAACAGGTGGCACCGGTATCTCCTCTTTGGGAGACGGTTTCTCTTCGATCAGCTCAAGTGGAGAAGATACGTATTTGACTAATGCCTTCTGCCCGCAGCGATAACAAGTGAGTTTGAAAACAGTTCCTGTAGGAACTCCCTCCGGCAGCCTGGAAACAGTTCCGCAAGAAAGGCATTCAAACTTAGTTTCTGTAAGAGTGCGGACCTTGGTTTCCAACATCTCTATTAATGTCGGAGAGATCCGCCTACCCTACAAGCAAGAAAGTGTTATGGTACCGGTTTTCTTTCGGTGATGACCAGGAAATCCGCCAATTTCCAATCTTCTTCCTGAAAATTTTTGCCTTCTTCAGAGGGAAAAATGCTGACTGTTAAAACGTTTAGGCCCATCTGTTTCAGCCTATATGTCAGCCCTAAACCTCGATCGGAATGAAACCTTCCGTTCACATGTACGACTTTTCTTTTTAATAAAAAATATGCTTCTGCGATGGAGTCGGCCATAGAAGTATCCCAAACATATTGAGCATCTATAAACTTTTGTTT harbors:
- a CDS encoding amidohydrolase family protein encodes the protein MNRLIKNYKAYILKLVASLLVATATSCFLSDCKSSSVSEDQTIAIINANIFDGEELIKDRTLIIRGNHIQTIGGDIPEGATVVDAKGGMLMPGLIDSHVHTDIDGLHDALLFGVTTELEMTGQWMFWERWQIANRNDLADIRSAGMGITPPGGHPTQYMKLSSNWFLKTFYRYPFVSSPEEAVQFVDKQVKEGSDFIKIIIEDGETVGTPGLPVIDDTTLIAAVNESHRHGKMAIAHVTSVVGGRRAISAGVDGLAHLFFDEKPDKELVSAIKSSGAFVVPTLTTHSTAFGNSPRTLVADERVSSKLSKEWLEALSKNMNVYSKGKLKDSFESVMALHKEGVDILAGSDVSEPIADLGGLAHGASLHHELQLLVSAGFKPIEALRAATSVPARRFSLNDRGKIFPGARADLLLVDGNPLQNISDTLSIRTVWRAGLQQ